A single region of the Lysinibacillus sp. B2A1 genome encodes:
- a CDS encoding ribosome maturation factor RimM — protein MEWFNVGRIVNTHGIRGEVRILSTTDFEEERFAVGNRLAAFKKDDKKPTWVTIVSVRRHKNFILLSFEGMDNINFVEPFKEGMLKVTKDQLSDDLLQENEFFFHEIIGCEIVSEEGEKIGVVSDILQTGANDVWVVKGAKKEHYIPYIEDIVKEINVDDKKIVIHVMDGLL, from the coding sequence GTGGAATGGTTTAATGTAGGTCGTATAGTCAATACGCACGGAATTCGTGGTGAGGTGCGTATATTATCAACAACAGATTTTGAAGAAGAACGATTTGCAGTAGGGAATAGGCTTGCAGCATTTAAAAAAGATGATAAAAAACCGACATGGGTAACAATTGTATCCGTACGTCGTCATAAAAACTTTATTTTATTATCTTTTGAAGGCATGGACAATATTAATTTTGTAGAGCCTTTTAAAGAAGGTATGCTAAAAGTTACAAAAGACCAATTGTCAGATGATTTATTACAGGAAAACGAATTTTTCTTCCATGAGATCATTGGCTGTGAGATTGTTTCTGAAGAAGGAGAAAAGATTGGTGTAGTGTCTGATATTCTTCAAACAGGTGCCAACGATGTATGGGTGGTAAAGGGTGCTAAAAAAGAGCATTACATCCCATATATCGAAGACATCGTCAAGGAGATTAATGTTGATGACAAGAAAATTGTGATTCATGTAATGGATGGCCTACTATGA
- a CDS encoding RNA-binding protein produces MKQLIEAIVLPLVDYPEEVRIETDENANRIVYKLFVHSEDRGKVIGKQGRVAKAIRTIVYSAAGSHHQKKTYVDILD; encoded by the coding sequence TTGAAGCAGCTGATTGAAGCAATCGTTTTACCGTTAGTCGATTATCCAGAAGAAGTTCGTATTGAGACGGATGAAAATGCAAATCGAATTGTTTATAAACTTTTTGTTCATTCAGAGGATCGAGGGAAAGTCATAGGCAAGCAAGGGCGAGTAGCGAAAGCGATTCGTACAATTGTTTATTCAGCGGCAGGTAGTCACCATCAAAAAAAGACCTACGTCGATATATTGGATTGA
- a CDS encoding beta-ketoacyl-ACP reductase — protein sequence MRKLEGKVAVVTGASRGIGRAIALKLADEGAKVVVNYSGSQAKAEEVVTMIQENGGEAIAVQASVSQTEEVTALMDKAVKTFGSLDILVNNAGITRDNLLMRMKEDEWDDVLATNLKGVFLCTKAVTRQMMKQRAGRIINISSIVGVAGNAGQANYVAAKAGVIGLTKTTAKELASRNILVNAIAPGFIETEMTDQLSEELKQGMLTQIPLAKLGQPEDIAKAVAFLASDDANYMTGQTLHIDGGMVM from the coding sequence ATGCGTAAATTAGAGGGTAAGGTAGCCGTTGTAACAGGTGCTTCGCGTGGAATAGGACGCGCTATTGCGTTGAAGCTTGCTGATGAAGGAGCTAAAGTTGTGGTTAACTATAGTGGCTCGCAGGCAAAGGCAGAAGAGGTTGTCACAATGATTCAAGAAAATGGCGGAGAGGCTATTGCCGTACAAGCGAGTGTGTCACAAACAGAGGAAGTTACAGCATTAATGGATAAAGCGGTGAAGACATTTGGCTCACTTGATATTTTAGTGAATAATGCAGGAATCACACGTGATAACTTGTTAATGCGTATGAAGGAAGACGAATGGGATGACGTGTTAGCTACAAATCTTAAAGGTGTGTTCCTTTGCACCAAAGCTGTAACACGTCAAATGATGAAGCAGCGAGCAGGACGCATTATTAATATTTCTTCTATCGTTGGGGTTGCTGGTAATGCTGGACAGGCAAATTATGTAGCTGCCAAGGCTGGTGTAATTGGATTAACAAAAACAACAGCAAAGGAATTAGCATCACGAAATATTTTAGTAAATGCGATAGCACCAGGATTTATCGAAACAGAAATGACGGATCAATTATCAGAAGAATTAAAGCAGGGAATGCTAACTCAAATTCCTCTGGCAAAGCTTGGGCAGCCAGAAGATATTGCAAAGGCAGTGGCTTTTCTAGCTTCAGATGATGCAAATTATATGACGGGTCAGACATTGCATATAGATGGCGGCATGGTGATGTAA
- a CDS encoding signal recognition particle protein, with the protein MAFEGLAERLQGTIQKIKGKGKVSEQDVKEMMREVRFALIEADVNLKVVKEFVKKVSERSVGVDVMQSLTPGQQVIKIVQDELTELMGGEQSPIKFNTKPPTVIMMVGLQGAGKTTTTGKLANVLRKKYNRKPLLVAADIYRPAAVQQLQTLGKQLSLPVFALGTDVSPVEIARQAIELAKEEHHDVVIIDTAGRLHIDEDLMQELKDIRALKEPDEVFLVVDAMTGQDAVNVAESFNEAIGITGVVLTKLDGDTRGGAALSIRSVTQKPIKFVGMGEKMDALEPFHPERMASRILGMGDVLSLIEKAQANVDEAKAKELEEKFKSQTFTFDDFVEQLQQVKKMGPLDEILKMLPGANKIKGLDNVKVDDKQMGRVEAIIYSMTTAEKTNPEIINGSRKKRIAKGSGTSIQEVNRLLKQFDEMKKMMKQMTGMASGKGKKKMKLPGFDSLFK; encoded by the coding sequence ATGGCTTTTGAAGGATTAGCGGAACGACTCCAAGGAACGATCCAAAAGATTAAAGGTAAAGGCAAGGTATCGGAACAAGACGTTAAAGAAATGATGCGTGAAGTCCGATTTGCTTTAATCGAGGCGGATGTTAACTTAAAAGTAGTCAAAGAGTTCGTGAAAAAGGTCAGTGAACGATCAGTTGGTGTAGATGTTATGCAAAGCCTAACACCTGGCCAGCAAGTAATTAAAATCGTACAGGACGAATTAACGGAACTGATGGGTGGTGAGCAAAGCCCTATTAAATTTAATACAAAGCCCCCAACAGTAATTATGATGGTTGGCTTACAGGGCGCAGGGAAAACAACGACTACAGGTAAACTTGCAAATGTGTTACGTAAAAAATATAATCGTAAGCCACTACTAGTAGCAGCAGATATTTATCGCCCTGCGGCTGTTCAGCAATTACAAACATTAGGTAAACAGTTATCTCTTCCTGTATTTGCATTAGGCACTGATGTTTCTCCTGTAGAAATTGCACGTCAGGCAATTGAACTGGCGAAAGAAGAGCATCATGATGTCGTTATTATCGATACAGCTGGTCGTTTGCATATTGACGAAGATTTAATGCAGGAATTAAAAGATATACGTGCGTTAAAAGAGCCAGATGAAGTATTCCTAGTTGTAGATGCTATGACAGGTCAGGATGCTGTAAATGTAGCAGAAAGCTTTAATGAAGCAATTGGTATTACCGGAGTAGTTTTAACAAAACTTGATGGTGATACACGTGGTGGTGCGGCATTATCAATTCGTTCCGTTACTCAGAAACCAATTAAATTTGTTGGTATGGGCGAAAAAATGGATGCACTGGAACCTTTCCATCCAGAACGAATGGCGTCTCGTATATTAGGGATGGGTGATGTTCTATCGCTTATTGAAAAGGCTCAGGCAAATGTTGACGAAGCAAAGGCCAAAGAATTAGAGGAAAAATTTAAATCCCAAACCTTTACGTTTGATGATTTTGTTGAACAATTACAGCAAGTGAAGAAAATGGGACCTCTTGATGAAATTTTGAAAATGCTGCCTGGCGCAAATAAAATTAAAGGCTTAGACAATGTTAAAGTAGATGATAAACAAATGGGCCGTGTAGAAGCGATTATTTATTCCATGACAACGGCAGAAAAGACGAATCCAGAAATCATTAATGGCAGCCGTAAAAAGCGTATTGCAAAAGGCTCTGGAACGTCTATTCAAGAGGTGAATCGTTTATTAAAGCAATTCGATGAAATGAAAAAAATGATGAAGCAAATGACTGGAATGGCAAGTGGTAAAGGGAAGAAAAAAATGAAATTACCAGGCTTTGATTCATTGTTTAAATAA
- a CDS encoding acyl carrier protein, which produces MSTVLERVTKVIVDRLGVEESEVTLEASFRDDLGADSLDVVELVMELEDEFDMEISDEDAEKISTVGSAISYIESKVN; this is translated from the coding sequence TTGTCTACAGTATTAGAGCGCGTAACAAAAGTAATCGTGGACCGTTTAGGTGTTGAAGAAAGCGAAGTAACACTAGAAGCTTCTTTCCGTGATGATTTAGGTGCTGACTCATTAGACGTAGTTGAACTTGTAATGGAGCTTGAAGACGAGTTTGATATGGAAATTTCTGATGAAGATGCTGAAAAAATCTCAACAGTAGGTTCTGCAATTTCATACATTGAAAGTAAAGTAAACTAA
- a CDS encoding ribonuclease III yields MAMKRKGTMQKSGVLPEKVRNQFELLQHELNITFINKNLLYQAFTHSSYVNEHRRKLFTDNERLEFLGDAVLELSVSKYLFEKYPNMSEGELTKLRASIVCEPSLVIFANELGFGRFVLLGKGEELTGGRERPALLADVFESFVGALYLDQDLQTVVSFLERIVFPKVEIGAFSHVMDFKSQLQEMVQQTNNGLLHYEIIDEKGPAHNRTFVSSVLLNGQELGIGRGKSKKEAEQQAAQSAMRTMREQAAKEEA; encoded by the coding sequence ATGGCTATGAAAAGAAAAGGAACTATGCAGAAATCTGGCGTACTTCCTGAAAAAGTACGCAATCAATTCGAGCTGTTACAGCATGAATTAAATATCACATTTATTAATAAAAATTTATTGTATCAAGCATTCACGCATTCATCTTATGTGAATGAGCATCGCCGTAAATTGTTTACGGATAATGAGCGTCTTGAATTTTTAGGAGACGCGGTACTTGAACTGTCTGTTTCTAAATACCTTTTTGAGAAATATCCTAATATGAGTGAAGGCGAGTTAACGAAGCTACGAGCATCTATTGTATGTGAGCCATCTCTTGTTATTTTTGCAAATGAATTAGGTTTTGGTCGTTTCGTATTACTAGGAAAAGGTGAGGAATTGACAGGTGGACGGGAACGCCCAGCGCTACTTGCTGATGTTTTTGAGTCATTTGTAGGTGCTCTTTATTTAGATCAAGATTTACAAACGGTCGTGTCATTTTTAGAACGTATCGTGTTCCCAAAAGTAGAAATCGGTGCTTTTTCGCATGTGATGGATTTTAAAAGTCAATTGCAAGAAATGGTACAACAAACAAATAACGGATTACTTCATTACGAAATTATTGATGAAAAGGGTCCTGCACATAACCGTACCTTTGTATCAAGTGTTCTATTGAATGGACAGGAGCTTGGTATTGGTCGAGGGAAATCGAAAAAAGAAGCCGAGCAGCAAGCTGCACAGAGTGCAATGCGAACAATGCGTGAGCAAGCTGCGAAAGAGGAGGCTTAA
- the fabD gene encoding [acyl-carrier-protein] S-malonyltransferase produces the protein MTKIAFIFPGQGSQAVGMGQEFVENSAESKAFYNRADQSLGFELSKLMLEGPAEELTLTYHAQPALLTTGVMVAEKLQAAGITPNYAAGHSLGEYGALVIAGVLSFEDAVSVVHKRGLYMNEAVPAGQGAMAAILGMELEGLHEVTEKVSEAGNPVQVANVNCPGQIVISGTKEGVEKASVAAKEAGAKRAIPLVVSGPFHSELMRPSSDKLAATLAAISLSEPQIPVIGNVMAKELENVSAIQQELVEQVYSAVQWEASVREMIAQGVDVFIECGPGKVLSGLVKKIDRSVATYCVYDEASLEAVIEAAKEWTINA, from the coding sequence ATGACGAAAATAGCATTTATTTTTCCTGGTCAAGGCTCGCAGGCAGTAGGTATGGGGCAGGAGTTTGTTGAAAATTCAGCCGAAAGCAAGGCCTTTTATAATCGTGCAGATCAATCACTTGGCTTTGAACTATCGAAGCTTATGTTAGAGGGTCCTGCTGAGGAATTAACATTAACATACCATGCACAGCCAGCTTTATTAACAACTGGTGTAATGGTTGCAGAAAAATTGCAGGCAGCAGGAATTACGCCAAATTATGCTGCTGGACATTCACTTGGAGAATACGGAGCACTAGTTATAGCAGGCGTGTTATCCTTTGAGGATGCAGTTTCTGTTGTGCATAAGCGTGGTCTATATATGAATGAAGCTGTGCCTGCTGGACAGGGGGCAATGGCAGCCATTCTTGGGATGGAGCTTGAGGGACTACATGAAGTAACTGAAAAAGTATCTGAAGCAGGTAATCCGGTTCAAGTAGCGAATGTTAACTGTCCAGGACAAATCGTTATTTCTGGTACAAAAGAAGGCGTTGAAAAAGCTTCTGTAGCTGCGAAGGAAGCAGGTGCAAAACGAGCAATTCCTTTAGTTGTTAGTGGTCCGTTCCATTCAGAGTTAATGCGTCCATCCTCTGATAAATTAGCAGCAACATTAGCAGCAATATCATTATCAGAGCCTCAGATTCCAGTAATCGGTAATGTCATGGCAAAAGAATTAGAAAATGTCTCTGCTATTCAACAAGAATTAGTAGAACAAGTTTATAGTGCTGTACAGTGGGAAGCTTCTGTGCGAGAAATGATTGCACAAGGTGTTGATGTCTTTATAGAATGTGGTCCAGGCAAAGTATTAAGCGGCCTAGTGAAAAAAATCGATCGCTCTGTTGCGACTTATTGTGTTTATGATGAAGCATCATTAGAGGCAGTGATAGAAGCGGCAAAGGAGTGGACAATTAATGCGTAA
- a CDS encoding putative DNA-binding protein: MLLEKTTRMNFLFDFYQALLTDKQRSYMELYYLDDNSLGEIAELYGISRQAVYDNIRRTEAMLEEYEEKLCLLDKFQKRTQMLAQLTAGITGQSMTSEEQLALIEQLKEWD, translated from the coding sequence ATGCTACTTGAAAAAACAACACGCATGAACTTTCTCTTCGACTTTTATCAAGCATTATTAACAGATAAGCAACGAAGTTATATGGAACTGTATTATTTAGATGATAACTCACTTGGAGAAATCGCTGAACTATACGGAATTTCACGTCAAGCTGTTTATGATAATATTCGTCGAACAGAAGCGATGCTTGAAGAATATGAAGAAAAACTTTGTTTATTAGACAAATTTCAAAAACGTACACAAATGCTTGCACAGCTAACAGCAGGAATAACAGGACAAAGCATGACGTCTGAAGAACAGCTGGCGCTTATTGAGCAGTTGAAAGAATGGGATTAG
- the smc gene encoding chromosome segregation protein SMC codes for MFLKRLEVIGFKSFAERIGIDFVPGVTAVVGPNGSGKSNVTDAIRWVLGEQSAKSLRGSKMEDVIFAGSDSRKQLNFAEVTLVLDNTDEQLAFSYTEVSVTRRVYRSGDSEYLLNNQQCRLKDITDLFMDSGLGKEAFSIISQGRVDEILNSRPDDRRSIFEEAAGVLKYKLRKKKAEHKLVETDENLYRVLDILHELDSRLEPLEIQASSARDYVQMSTELKDFDITILVHDLKNCAQSLHALEAEFTELSETEQKQAHSIATVEKQTASIRKLLKELDDYLDTTQADFVNATMEVERWDGRKALMAEKRQNASNQLLQLNASLEETKAEVEALILQEVEKKELFTEKQQDVQVLKQSIKQLEQSLNRSVTEIEQEIEEQKNRYIDSLNEEATIKNELKNIDQQLAQQKVMAARMSDQTDEIGQELAQSIAEKDKLIVAHNITTKELHGKLEQYESLQIELKKVNTSFNEKQDMLYKAYQHQQQLKARKETLAELEADFSGFFQGVKEVLLARDKGDLVGIEGAVAELIQVDGKYSQAIETALGAASQHIVTSDERHAQQAIHWLKQKRAGRATFLPKTVIKSRKINPSTIQLAIEHPAFVQMADGLVTFHEDNRTIVENLLGNVIVASSLEGASQIARLCSFRYRVVTLDGDIVNAGGSLTGGATKQQSSLFTRKAELDGLIVKLEALEASIFSAEKAVSVEKEKLAALRDQVEQLKLEGEQLRKDELQQASRIRELEVVEKSLSARVSYASNETQDVKTREETLLAQREVATNRLTTLATELLEINGTVEHLSKIKLQSETEKDVLREQLAEKRSQLAVIQEQMSQVQIATAEIALQLNKTQQKMNSISQEIIWLQSDESTKLLSDEEVEEQVATWKERRESLQNTITQKKDEKVAQQQQLAALEEQLKELQRIHKGYLEAIRANELKQSRLEFEIKSFNEQLEENYQLILEEAEEIAIEIIDEEHMRRRVKLLKKSIEELGPVNLGAIEEYDRVLERHLFLTEQREDLLAAQETLHEAIKEMDEEMTLRFSETFYAIRDQFKRVFRELFGGGQADLVLLEPQNLLETGIEIVAQPPGKKLQNLSLLSGGERALTAIALLFSILNIRPVPFCILDEVEAALDEANVVRYSQYLKKFSHDTQFIVITHRKGTMEGADVLYGITMQESGVSKLVSVKLEDEPVLAEQRSEQA; via the coding sequence ATGTTCCTAAAACGACTAGAAGTGATTGGCTTTAAATCTTTTGCGGAGCGCATTGGAATTGATTTTGTACCTGGTGTTACAGCAGTTGTCGGACCAAATGGCAGTGGGAAAAGTAATGTCACTGATGCTATTCGTTGGGTACTTGGGGAACAATCGGCAAAGTCGTTACGTGGTTCTAAGATGGAGGATGTTATTTTTGCTGGCAGCGATTCTCGAAAGCAGCTAAATTTTGCGGAGGTAACATTAGTTTTAGATAATACAGATGAACAACTTGCTTTTTCATATACAGAGGTCAGCGTAACAAGACGCGTATACCGTTCAGGTGATAGTGAATATTTATTAAATAACCAACAGTGTCGCCTGAAGGATATTACGGACTTGTTTATGGATTCAGGTCTTGGGAAAGAGGCATTTTCAATAATTTCGCAAGGCCGTGTTGATGAGATTTTAAATAGCAGACCCGATGACCGACGTTCGATTTTCGAAGAGGCAGCTGGCGTATTAAAGTACAAACTGAGAAAGAAAAAGGCAGAGCATAAACTTGTTGAAACAGATGAAAATTTATATCGTGTGTTAGATATATTACATGAATTAGATAGTCGACTTGAACCACTTGAAATTCAGGCATCAAGTGCAAGAGATTATGTGCAAATGTCTACAGAGTTAAAAGATTTTGATATCACTATACTTGTGCACGATTTAAAAAATTGTGCACAATCTTTGCATGCTCTTGAAGCTGAGTTCACAGAGTTATCTGAGACAGAGCAAAAACAAGCCCATTCCATTGCTACTGTTGAAAAACAAACAGCAAGTATTCGTAAACTGTTAAAGGAGCTCGATGACTACTTAGACACTACTCAAGCTGACTTTGTGAATGCGACAATGGAAGTCGAACGTTGGGATGGTCGTAAGGCACTGATGGCAGAGAAGCGGCAAAATGCATCTAATCAATTGCTACAATTGAACGCCTCATTAGAGGAAACAAAGGCTGAGGTAGAGGCTCTGATTTTACAAGAAGTAGAAAAAAAAGAGCTATTTACAGAGAAGCAACAAGACGTACAGGTGTTAAAACAGAGCATCAAGCAATTGGAACAATCATTAAATCGCTCTGTTACTGAAATTGAGCAAGAGATTGAAGAGCAAAAAAACCGCTATATTGACTCCTTAAATGAAGAAGCAACGATTAAAAATGAATTAAAGAATATTGACCAGCAATTGGCACAGCAAAAAGTGATGGCAGCACGAATGTCAGATCAAACGGATGAAATCGGACAAGAGCTTGCGCAAAGTATTGCAGAAAAAGATAAGCTAATTGTGGCTCACAATATCACAACAAAGGAACTGCATGGAAAGCTTGAACAGTACGAATCATTGCAAATAGAGCTTAAAAAGGTCAATACATCTTTTAATGAAAAGCAGGATATGCTTTATAAAGCTTATCAACACCAACAGCAGCTTAAGGCTAGAAAGGAAACATTGGCAGAGCTAGAAGCTGACTTTTCAGGTTTCTTCCAAGGTGTAAAAGAAGTATTACTTGCACGTGATAAAGGGGATTTGGTAGGTATTGAGGGGGCTGTCGCAGAATTAATCCAAGTAGATGGAAAATACTCTCAAGCGATTGAAACAGCCTTAGGTGCAGCTTCTCAACATATTGTGACCTCCGATGAGCGTCATGCCCAGCAGGCAATACATTGGTTGAAGCAAAAAAGAGCTGGTCGTGCGACATTTTTACCAAAGACAGTTATAAAATCACGTAAAATCAATCCATCTACAATTCAATTAGCAATAGAGCATCCTGCCTTTGTGCAAATGGCAGATGGACTTGTGACATTCCATGAGGATAATCGTACAATTGTTGAGAATCTTCTAGGCAATGTAATTGTTGCATCTAGCTTAGAGGGTGCGAGTCAAATTGCTCGATTATGCAGCTTCCGTTATCGTGTGGTGACACTTGATGGTGATATTGTTAATGCAGGTGGTTCATTGACTGGTGGTGCAACGAAGCAACAATCTTCACTTTTTACAAGAAAGGCCGAATTAGATGGTCTAATTGTCAAATTAGAAGCTTTGGAAGCATCTATTTTTAGTGCAGAAAAGGCTGTTTCAGTGGAAAAGGAGAAGCTAGCAGCATTGCGAGATCAAGTAGAACAATTGAAACTTGAAGGTGAGCAGCTTCGAAAGGACGAATTACAACAGGCAAGTCGTATTCGGGAGCTTGAGGTTGTCGAGAAAAGCTTATCTGCACGTGTATCCTATGCATCAAATGAGACACAAGATGTTAAGACACGAGAGGAAACACTTTTAGCTCAAAGGGAAGTGGCTACAAATCGTTTAACAACCCTTGCGACAGAGCTATTAGAGATTAATGGTACTGTTGAGCATCTTAGTAAAATAAAGCTACAGAGCGAAACGGAGAAAGATGTACTGCGTGAACAATTGGCAGAAAAACGCTCCCAATTAGCAGTTATCCAAGAGCAAATGTCACAAGTACAAATTGCTACAGCAGAAATAGCTTTGCAATTAAACAAAACTCAGCAAAAGATGAATAGTATTTCTCAGGAAATAATCTGGTTACAATCAGATGAGTCAACAAAACTGTTAAGTGATGAAGAAGTAGAGGAACAGGTTGCTACTTGGAAAGAGAGAAGAGAGTCGTTACAAAACACGATTACTCAGAAAAAGGATGAAAAAGTAGCACAACAACAGCAACTTGCTGCTTTAGAGGAACAGCTTAAAGAATTGCAACGTATACATAAAGGTTACCTTGAAGCAATACGTGCAAATGAGCTAAAGCAGAGTCGCTTAGAATTTGAAATTAAAAGTTTTAATGAGCAGCTAGAGGAAAACTATCAGCTAATCCTTGAGGAGGCTGAGGAGATTGCGATAGAAATTATAGATGAAGAGCATATGCGTCGTAGAGTGAAGCTCTTGAAAAAATCAATTGAAGAGCTTGGTCCAGTTAATTTGGGTGCAATTGAAGAATATGATAGAGTGCTAGAACGTCATTTATTCTTAACAGAGCAACGTGAGGATCTGCTTGCTGCTCAGGAAACATTGCATGAAGCCATTAAAGAAATGGACGAGGAGATGACATTACGATTTAGCGAAACATTTTATGCTATACGTGATCAATTTAAACGTGTATTCCGTGAATTATTTGGCGGTGGGCAAGCAGATTTAGTATTATTGGAGCCTCAAAACCTACTTGAAACAGGTATAGAAATTGTGGCCCAACCTCCAGGGAAAAAATTGCAAAATCTAAGTTTGCTTTCTGGTGGTGAGCGTGCACTTACTGCCATCGCATTATTGTTCTCCATCTTAAATATACGACCTGTACCTTTCTGTATTTTGGATGAAGTAGAGGCTGCGTTAGACGAGGCAAATGTTGTTCGATATAGTCAATACTTGAAAAAATTTAGCCATGACACACAATTCATTGTTATCACGCATCGTAAAGGAACGATGGAGGGAGCAGATGTATTGTATGGAATTACAATGCAGGAGTCAGGTGTTTCGAAACTTGTATCAGTGAAATTAGAAGATGAACCCGTACTTGCGGAGCAAAGGAGCGAACAAGCATGA
- a CDS encoding signal recognition particle-docking protein FtsY has protein sequence MSFFKRLKDKLMGNPAEEEKVVEFNENEARIADEQKLEDSAEPALIETTVEEIDKVETSKTESPIETELPELKEEPEQQEVQEVALVEEKKPSAWSITQKFKAGLEKTRNSFTSKVNDLVARYRKVDEDFFEELEDLLLQADVGFETVMELMEKLRFEVQRKNIKDTNGIQAVISEKLVEIYEQGEEDLIDLNMQPDGELTVILFVGVNGVGKTTTIGKLAHRLKSQGKTVVLAAGDTFRAGAIDQLQVWGDRVGCEVIKQSEGSDPAAVMYDAIRAAKNRKADVLICDTAGRLQNKVNLMNELEKVHRVISREIPNAPHEVLLALDATTGQNALVQAQTFKEATNVTGIVLTKLDGTAKGGIVLAIRNKLHIPVKFVGLGEKMDDLQPFDAERYVYGLFAEGLDKELQYNED, from the coding sequence ATGAGTTTTTTTAAACGTTTAAAAGATAAGCTGATGGGTAATCCAGCAGAAGAAGAAAAAGTTGTAGAATTTAATGAAAATGAGGCTAGGATTGCCGATGAGCAGAAGCTTGAGGATTCCGCAGAGCCTGCTCTTATCGAAACAACTGTAGAAGAGATTGACAAGGTAGAGACTTCAAAAACAGAGAGTCCTATTGAAACGGAACTTCCTGAATTAAAGGAGGAACCGGAGCAGCAAGAAGTGCAAGAGGTTGCGCTTGTGGAAGAGAAAAAACCTTCTGCATGGTCCATTACACAAAAATTCAAAGCGGGTCTGGAAAAAACGCGAAATTCCTTTACCTCGAAAGTAAACGATTTAGTGGCACGTTATCGAAAAGTGGATGAGGATTTCTTTGAAGAGCTAGAAGATTTATTACTGCAGGCTGACGTTGGCTTTGAAACAGTGATGGAGCTAATGGAAAAATTACGTTTTGAGGTTCAACGAAAGAATATTAAAGATACAAATGGCATCCAAGCAGTGATTTCTGAGAAGCTTGTTGAAATTTATGAGCAGGGTGAAGAAGATTTAATTGATTTAAACATGCAGCCCGATGGTGAGCTAACAGTGATCTTATTTGTTGGAGTCAACGGCGTTGGGAAAACAACAACAATTGGTAAACTCGCACATCGTTTGAAATCGCAGGGTAAAACGGTTGTTTTGGCTGCGGGTGATACGTTCCGTGCTGGAGCCATCGATCAATTACAAGTATGGGGTGACCGTGTTGGCTGTGAAGTAATTAAACAATCAGAGGGTTCTGACCCAGCAGCAGTGATGTATGATGCTATTCGTGCAGCTAAAAATCGCAAAGCAGATGTGTTAATTTGTGACACAGCTGGACGTTTGCAAAACAAAGTCAATTTAATGAATGAGCTTGAAAAAGTACATCGTGTCATTTCGCGTGAAATACCAAATGCACCACATGAAGTATTATTGGCTTTAGATGCAACTACTGGCCAAAATGCACTTGTGCAGGCCCAAACGTTTAAGGAAGCGACAAATGTTACAGGAATAGTCTTAACGAAGCTAGATGGTACAGCAAAAGGTGGTATTGTCCTCGCAATCCGTAATAAATTACACATTCCTGTTAAGTTTGTAGGTCTTGGTGAGAAGATGGATGATCTTCAGCCATTTGATGCAGAACGCTATGTCTATGGTTTATTTGCTGAAGGGTTAGATAAAGAATTACAATATAATGAGGATTAA
- a CDS encoding 30S ribosomal protein S16, with the protein MAVKIRLKRMGAKKSPFYRIVVADARSPRDGRQIETVGTYNPLTQPATVNIDEEKALKWLADGAKPSDTVRNLFSEQGIMEKFHNQKFSK; encoded by the coding sequence ATGGCAGTTAAAATTCGCTTAAAACGTATGGGAGCTAAAAAGTCTCCTTTCTATCGTATCGTAGTTGCAGATGCTCGTTCACCACGTGACGGTCGTCAAATCGAAACAGTTGGTACTTACAACCCACTAACTCAACCAGCTACTGTAAACATCGATGAAGAGAAAGCTCTTAAATGGTTAGCTGACGGTGCAAAACCATCAGATACAGTGCGTAACTTGTTCTCAGAACAAGGTATCATGGAAAAATTCCATAACCAAAAATTCAGTAAATAA